The Xanthomonas sp. CFBP 8443 genome has a window encoding:
- a CDS encoding ligand-binding sensor domain-containing diguanylate cyclase, translating into MRVCLLLALLCACCAAGAAGAAGAGAQQAALALSEHAITERPTVVRWTMEEGLPHNLVHALAQDRDGLLWIGTWEGVARFDGRGFTVFDRQNTPGMEMSGVFVIVPEREGGVLIGTAYDGVFRYAEGSWEHLGDARARRLSVVSMLRDRDGALWVGSEDGLYRIEADGRLSAVGAAAGLPKTRVAALLQQADGGVLVGTAQGLFRLDPATTRAQRWGRTAAMRVAPVRRLGHDRDGGLLVAGDAGVFWLHADGTLQWLRQGQRVDAALQDRQGQLWTSLSSGQLLRRSRNGASEEMLSISGVVSPALIEDREGLIWAGSTDGLFRVAAGDAGGLTRRDGLSGDYVRVVRQSADGAIWIGHAAGLDRWQRGRVGALRIATGGRDPSVLALAPANDGGMWVGTYDQGVLLLAADGAVRQRLGTEAGVPRTMVRALLQDADGGLWIGSNAGLIHRRGGRSRVYTVADGLPAAQVQALYRDRAGVLWIGTSDGIASLSASGALRAWPSGAAFPAHNAFDFLGDADGSLWIASDRGLLRLRGDRFQVYDHRVGLPRDKLFRIIDDGHGHLWATSNQGVFRIARDSIAQLDAGRRTQLAVDAVDRSDGMPGSQGNGSSAPAGWLTRDGTLLIPTSAGLALIDPALPSRHALRAPAVVVERLQVDGREQPLRHDYRLHGSVGRLAVDYAGLSFRSPDKVRYRYRLHGFDRQWIDAGSSETAVYTNLPPGSYRLEIQATTSAMDWSRSALVGRTSLQLELVPPFWQRGPFVVIAAIACSGLLMWWYRSRSHRYLRRQRRLNRIIAERTHELRAKNLALKLADRERDELVRKLAHQAGHDALTGLPNRRTADPHLTAALERALAKPAPLCVALLDIDNFKRINDTHGHELGDEVLRRVGEALRASLGEQAFAARHGGEEFLLVLPGLDREQARARLDELRRRVAAIVVLDGDGRALQCTASIGFACLAPTLQTRRELLALADQRLYQAKREGRDRVIG; encoded by the coding sequence GTGCGCGTCTGCCTGCTGCTGGCGCTGCTGTGCGCTTGCTGCGCGGCAGGTGCGGCAGGTGCGGCAGGTGCGGGCGCCCAGCAGGCGGCGCTGGCCCTGTCCGAACATGCCATCACCGAGCGGCCCACGGTGGTGCGCTGGACCATGGAGGAAGGCCTGCCGCACAACCTGGTGCATGCGCTGGCGCAGGACCGCGACGGCCTGCTGTGGATCGGCACCTGGGAGGGCGTGGCACGTTTCGATGGCCGCGGCTTCACCGTCTTCGATCGGCAGAACACGCCCGGCATGGAGATGTCCGGGGTGTTCGTGATCGTGCCCGAGCGCGAGGGCGGGGTCTTGATCGGCACCGCCTACGACGGCGTGTTCCGCTATGCCGAGGGCAGTTGGGAGCACCTGGGCGACGCGCGTGCGCGGCGGCTGTCGGTGGTCTCGATGCTGCGCGACCGCGACGGTGCGCTGTGGGTCGGCAGCGAGGACGGGTTGTACCGGATCGAGGCCGATGGCCGCCTGAGCGCCGTCGGCGCTGCGGCCGGTTTGCCGAAGACGCGGGTCGCGGCGCTGCTGCAGCAGGCCGATGGCGGCGTGCTGGTCGGCACCGCGCAGGGCCTGTTCCGCCTCGACCCCGCCACGACGCGCGCGCAGCGCTGGGGCCGCACCGCGGCGATGCGCGTGGCGCCGGTGCGGCGCCTGGGCCACGACCGCGACGGCGGATTGCTGGTCGCCGGCGATGCCGGCGTGTTCTGGCTGCATGCCGACGGCACGCTGCAGTGGTTGCGCCAGGGCCAGCGGGTCGACGCCGCGCTGCAGGATCGCCAGGGCCAGCTGTGGACCAGCCTGTCCAGCGGCCAGCTACTGCGGCGTTCGCGCAACGGCGCCAGCGAGGAGATGCTGTCGATCTCCGGCGTGGTCAGCCCGGCGCTGATCGAAGACCGCGAAGGCCTGATCTGGGCCGGCAGCACCGACGGCCTGTTTCGCGTCGCCGCGGGCGATGCCGGCGGCCTGACCCGGCGCGACGGCCTCTCCGGCGACTACGTGCGCGTGGTGCGGCAGAGCGCCGACGGCGCGATCTGGATCGGTCATGCGGCGGGGCTCGACCGCTGGCAGCGCGGCCGCGTCGGCGCGCTGCGCATCGCCACCGGCGGTCGCGACCCGTCGGTGCTGGCGCTGGCGCCGGCCAACGACGGCGGCATGTGGGTCGGCACCTACGACCAGGGCGTGCTGCTGCTGGCGGCCGACGGCGCGGTCCGGCAGCGCCTCGGGACCGAGGCCGGCGTGCCGCGCACGATGGTGCGCGCGCTGCTGCAGGATGCGGACGGCGGCCTGTGGATCGGCAGCAATGCCGGCCTGATCCATCGCCGCGGCGGCCGCAGCCGCGTGTACACCGTGGCCGACGGGCTGCCGGCGGCGCAGGTGCAGGCGCTGTACCGCGACCGTGCCGGGGTGCTGTGGATCGGCACCAGCGACGGCATCGCCTCGCTGTCGGCGAGCGGCGCGCTGCGGGCGTGGCCGAGCGGCGCCGCGTTCCCGGCGCACAACGCGTTCGATTTCCTGGGCGATGCCGACGGCTCGCTGTGGATCGCCAGCGACCGCGGCCTGCTGCGGCTGCGCGGCGACCGCTTCCAGGTCTACGACCATCGGGTCGGACTGCCGCGCGACAAGCTGTTCCGGATCATCGACGACGGCCACGGCCATCTGTGGGCGACCAGCAACCAGGGCGTGTTCCGCATCGCCCGCGACAGCATCGCGCAACTCGATGCCGGCCGCCGCACGCAGCTGGCGGTGGACGCGGTCGACCGCAGCGACGGCATGCCCGGCAGCCAGGGTAACGGCAGCAGTGCGCCGGCCGGCTGGCTGACCCGCGACGGCACCTTGCTGATCCCGACCTCGGCCGGCCTGGCCCTGATCGACCCGGCGCTGCCCAGCCGGCATGCGCTGCGCGCGCCGGCGGTGGTGGTCGAGCGGCTGCAGGTCGACGGCCGCGAACAGCCGCTGCGCCACGACTACCGCTTGCACGGCAGCGTCGGTCGGCTCGCCGTCGACTATGCGGGGCTGAGCTTCCGCTCGCCGGACAAGGTGCGCTACCGCTATCGCCTGCATGGCTTCGACCGGCAGTGGATCGACGCCGGCAGCAGCGAGACTGCGGTCTACACCAACCTGCCGCCGGGCAGCTATCGCCTGGAGATACAGGCCACCACCAGCGCGATGGACTGGTCGCGCAGCGCGCTGGTCGGACGCACCTCGCTGCAACTGGAGCTGGTGCCGCCGTTCTGGCAGCGCGGCCCGTTCGTGGTGATCGCGGCGATCGCCTGCAGCGGCCTGCTGATGTGGTGGTACCGCAGCCGCAGCCATCGCTACCTGCGCCGCCAGCGCCGGCTCAACCGCATCATCGCCGAGCGCACCCACGAGCTGCGCGCGAAGAACCTGGCGCTGAAGCTGGCCGATCGCGAACGCGACGAACTGGTGCGCAAGCTCGCCCACCAGGCCGGCCATGACGCGCTGACCGGCCTGCCGAACCGGCGCACCGCCGACCCGCACCTGACCGCGGCGCTGGAGCGCGCGCTGGCCAAGCCGGCGCCGCTGTGCGTGGCCTTGCTGGACATCGACAACTTCAAGCGGATCAACGACACGCACGGGCACGAACTCGGCGACGAAGTGCTGCGCCGGGTCGGCGAAGCGTTGCGTGCCAGCCTCGGCGAGCAGGCGTTCGCCGCGCGCCATGGTGGCGAGGAATTCCTGCTGGTCTTGCCGGGCCTGGACCGCGAACAGGCGCGGGCGCGGCTGGACGAGCTGCGCCGCCGCGTCGCCGCGATCGTGGTCCTCGATGGCGACGGCCGTGCGCTGCAATGCACCGCCAGCATCGGCTTCGCCTGCCTGGCCCCGACGCTGCAGACCCGCCGCGAACTGCTGGCCCTGGCCGACCAGCGCCTGTACCAGGCCAAGCGCGAGGGACGCGATCGGGTGATCGGGTAG
- a CDS encoding TetR/AcrR family transcriptional regulator codes for MVSKPSVVPSPKSSTRAAGPGRPKDMGKRAAILEAAKQLFTELGFGGVSMDGIAARAGVSKLTVYSHYGDKETLFAEAVRAQCQALLPDDLFGHARKGPLRAQLVEIGLAFFAMIGSDAAMATHRMMLAPGTGDEHVREMFWNAGPKRTQQDLAQLLQAHVAAGELEIPDLPLAASQFFCLVKGELHSLMMCGLCRDPSQARIQAHVQASVDFFLRAYAPR; via the coding sequence ATGGTCAGTAAACCCTCCGTCGTCCCCTCCCCCAAATCCTCCACCCGTGCCGCCGGCCCGGGGCGGCCCAAGGACATGGGCAAGCGCGCGGCGATCCTGGAAGCGGCCAAGCAGTTGTTCACCGAACTGGGCTTCGGCGGGGTCAGCATGGACGGCATCGCCGCGCGGGCCGGCGTGTCCAAGCTCACCGTCTACAGCCACTACGGCGACAAGGAGACCCTGTTCGCCGAAGCGGTCCGCGCGCAGTGCCAGGCGCTGCTGCCCGACGACCTGTTCGGGCATGCGCGCAAAGGACCGCTGCGCGCGCAGCTGGTGGAAATCGGCCTGGCGTTCTTCGCGATGATCGGCAGCGACGCGGCCATGGCGACCCATCGCATGATGCTCGCGCCCGGCACCGGCGACGAACACGTGCGCGAGATGTTCTGGAATGCCGGTCCCAAACGGACCCAGCAGGACCTGGCGCAGCTGCTGCAGGCGCATGTCGCCGCCGGCGAGCTGGAGATCCCCGACCTGCCCCTGGCCGCCTCGCAGTTCTTCTGCCTGGTCAAGGGCGAACTGCACTCGCTGATGATGTGCGGCCTGTGCCGCGACCCCAGCCAGGCCCGGATCCAGGCCCATGTGCAGGCCAGCGTCGACTTCTTCCTGCGCGCCTATGCGCCGCGCTGA
- a CDS encoding protein-L-isoaspartate O-methyltransferase produces MTIDYSQAREKMVEQQVRPWDVLDLRVLDVLARLPRELFVPQAHRAVAYADLEIPLGHGQYMMKPVIEGRMLQALDLQPGEDVLEIGTGSGFVSACLGELGRDVVSLEIEPALAASARANLDAAALGSNVRIETADAFGWHSERRFDVVCVTAAVTEIPAQFLAWLRPGGRLFAIRGRAPVMDAVLVHADAGAPRVESLFETDLAYYLRGAAPVPQFTF; encoded by the coding sequence ATGACGATCGACTACTCCCAAGCCCGCGAAAAGATGGTTGAACAGCAGGTGCGTCCCTGGGACGTGCTCGACCTGCGCGTGCTCGACGTGCTGGCGCGGCTGCCGCGCGAGCTGTTCGTGCCGCAGGCGCATCGCGCGGTGGCCTACGCCGATCTGGAGATCCCGCTGGGCCACGGCCAATACATGATGAAGCCGGTGATCGAAGGGCGCATGCTGCAGGCGCTGGACCTGCAGCCGGGCGAGGACGTACTGGAGATCGGCACCGGCAGCGGCTTCGTCAGCGCTTGCCTGGGCGAGCTCGGCCGCGACGTGGTCAGCCTGGAGATCGAGCCGGCCCTGGCCGCCAGTGCGCGCGCCAACCTGGATGCCGCCGCGCTGGGCAGCAACGTGCGCATCGAAACCGCCGACGCGTTCGGCTGGCACAGCGAGCGCCGGTTCGACGTGGTCTGCGTCACCGCCGCCGTCACCGAGATCCCGGCGCAGTTCCTGGCCTGGCTGCGTCCCGGCGGCCGGCTGTTCGCGATCCGCGGCCGCGCTCCGGTCATGGACGCGGTGCTGGTCCACGCCGATGCCGGCGCGCCGCGCGTGGAATCGCTGTTCGAAACCGATTTGGCGTACTACCTGCGCGGTGCCGCGCCGGTCCCCCAGTTCACATTCTGA
- a CDS encoding TolC family outer membrane protein, with protein MIRRSLVLALAAALSPLAANATDLLQVYEMARNSDPQLATAESNRLYNKEGEVQARAALLPQLNGSASLQRSHSEIERGTGELAGTGKSRSYAIQGQQTLVNFAQFATLRAQKANSLAADYTLESANDDLIVRTSAAYFNVLVAIESLVAAETNEAAAKKQFDYADKRLEVGLAPITDVHEARAEYDQARADTITARNSLQDLYQALTEITGQPVRDLRSLPEDFRPQLPAESSNIDGLIASALDKNPSLRAYQYQVQAAENSVSAARAGHLPTLNLAASVGRDASWGDGVSGSNSPRSDSNVIGVTLNIPIFAGGATQSAVRQALAQRDIAQDTYELQKRALDRNTRNAYQTVVAGISEIEARRLAVVSAQAAYDASQVGLEVGTRTVLDVVQNQRTLYQAQLAYAQARYNFLQNRLLLSQALGSLDVAEVQSINALLTQSAESKLNSGSSTQ; from the coding sequence ATGATCCGCCGATCCCTCGTCCTGGCGCTGGCCGCCGCGCTGTCTCCGTTGGCCGCCAACGCCACGGACCTGCTGCAAGTCTACGAAATGGCGCGCAACAGCGATCCGCAGCTGGCCACCGCCGAATCGAACCGGCTATACAACAAGGAAGGCGAAGTGCAGGCGCGCGCGGCGCTGCTGCCGCAGTTGAACGGCTCTGCGTCGCTGCAGCGCAGCCACAGCGAGATCGAGCGCGGCACCGGCGAACTGGCCGGCACCGGCAAGAGCCGCAGCTACGCGATCCAGGGCCAGCAGACGCTGGTCAACTTCGCCCAGTTCGCCACCCTGCGCGCGCAGAAGGCCAACAGCCTGGCCGCCGACTACACGCTGGAATCGGCCAACGACGACCTGATCGTGCGCACCTCCGCCGCCTACTTCAACGTGCTGGTGGCGATCGAGTCGCTGGTCGCCGCGGAGACCAACGAAGCCGCCGCCAAGAAGCAGTTCGACTACGCCGACAAGCGCCTGGAAGTGGGCCTGGCGCCGATCACCGACGTGCACGAAGCGCGCGCCGAGTACGACCAGGCGCGCGCCGACACGATCACCGCGCGCAACTCGCTGCAGGACCTGTACCAGGCGCTGACCGAGATCACCGGTCAGCCGGTGCGCGACCTGCGCAGCCTGCCGGAGGACTTCCGCCCGCAGCTGCCGGCCGAGAGCAGCAACATCGACGGCCTGATCGCCTCGGCGCTGGACAAGAACCCCTCGCTGCGCGCCTACCAGTACCAGGTGCAGGCGGCCGAGAACAGCGTCTCCGCCGCGCGCGCCGGCCACCTGCCGACGCTGAACCTGGCGGCCAGCGTCGGCCGCGACGCCAGCTGGGGCGACGGCGTCTCCGGCAGCAACTCGCCGCGCTCGGACAGCAACGTCATCGGCGTGACCCTGAACATTCCGATCTTCGCCGGCGGCGCGACCCAGTCGGCGGTGCGCCAGGCGCTGGCGCAGCGCGACATCGCCCAGGACACGTACGAGCTGCAGAAGCGCGCGCTCGATCGCAACACCCGCAACGCGTACCAGACCGTGGTCGCCGGCATCAGCGAAATCGAGGCGCGGCGCCTGGCGGTGGTCTCGGCGCAGGCCGCGTACGACGCCTCGCAGGTCGGCCTGGAAGTGGGCACGCGCACCGTGCTGGACGTGGTCCAGAACCAGCGCACGCTGTACCAGGCGCAGCTGGCCTATGCGCAGGCGCGCTACAACTTCCTGCAGAACCGCCTGCTGCTGAGCCAGGCGCTGGGCTCGCTGGACGTGGCCGAGGTGCAGTCGATCAACGCGCTGCTGACCCAGAGCGCCGAATCCAAGCTCAACTCCGGCAGCAGCACCCAGTAA
- a CDS encoding transposase, producing the protein MQRFVGIDVSKAELVVHVLPDGLTWTQANTPEGHAGLAERLALLGCERIVLEASGGYERAIVQVLTQAGLPAVRLPAQRPRALAHALGLKAKTDALDARLLAVAAQCIHAQPTAVLPAPLQALRELLHLRSTLVAQRDAQRRCMEHVTCKAVRDQWLEVIALLQQRICNVSRQIAQAGAACSSLPKLPGLGPILRATLAARLPELGTVHPRKIIALVGLAPFNRDSGRWRGQRRIQGGRADVRRVLYMATWASIRTGSPLSHTYARLTAAGKPAKVAIVACMHKYLRWLNAIARDQAPYAPPEIASA; encoded by the coding sequence ATGCAGCGCTTTGTCGGGATCGATGTCTCCAAGGCCGAGCTGGTCGTTCACGTCTTGCCGGATGGGCTGACCTGGACTCAGGCCAATACGCCCGAGGGGCACGCCGGCCTGGCCGAACGCCTGGCCTTGCTGGGATGCGAGCGGATCGTGCTGGAGGCCAGCGGTGGCTACGAACGGGCGATAGTGCAGGTGCTGACGCAGGCTGGTCTGCCCGCGGTCCGGCTGCCTGCCCAGCGTCCTCGTGCGCTGGCGCACGCGTTGGGACTCAAGGCCAAGACCGATGCTCTGGATGCGCGGTTGCTGGCTGTGGCGGCCCAGTGCATCCACGCTCAGCCCACCGCGGTGCTCCCTGCGCCGCTGCAGGCGCTGCGCGAACTGCTCCACCTGCGCAGCACCCTGGTCGCCCAGCGCGATGCGCAGCGCCGCTGCATGGAGCACGTGACCTGCAAGGCGGTGCGCGACCAATGGCTCGAGGTGATCGCGCTGCTGCAGCAGCGCATCTGTAACGTGTCCCGGCAGATCGCACAGGCGGGGGCTGCCTGCTCCAGCCTGCCCAAATTGCCTGGGCTTGGCCCGATCCTGCGCGCCACCCTGGCAGCCCGGCTCCCCGAGCTGGGCACCGTGCATCCGCGCAAGATCATCGCCTTGGTCGGGCTGGCGCCGTTCAATCGCGATAGCGGCCGCTGGCGCGGCCAACGCCGCATCCAGGGCGGACGCGCCGACGTGCGACGAGTGCTGTACATGGCCACGTGGGCCTCCATCCGCACCGGCTCCCCGCTGTCACACACCTACGCCCGCCTGACCGCCGCAGGCAAACCCGCCAAGGTCGCCATTGTCGCGTGCATGCACAAGTACCTGCGATGGCTCAATGCCATTGCCCGAGACCAGGCGCCTTACGCTCCTCCGGAGATCGCTTCTGCATGA
- the waaA gene encoding lipid IV(A) 3-deoxy-D-manno-octulosonic acid transferase, with product MRNDFIERLLRGLYSAVLYMLLPVTVYHLVWRGFRVRQYFQRWDERYASYPQARGRPRVWLHAVSVGEVNVAAPVVNALRVLRPDIRWVITTITPTGSERVRALWGDALDHVYLPYDVPGSVGRFLQHFRPSLALILETELWPNMLFGCRDRDIPVYVLNARLSARSLRGYRLLRPLIGRALRTVTCVAAQSQADAERFIELGARPQQVRALGNLKFDIAVPEHLPEFVAAFGERVAPTRPVWIAASTHEGEEAAVIELHRQLRRQWPDLLLLWAPRHPERFAKVEALARDQGWRVATRRQQQWPGAEDDVFVIDTLGELMAFYACAQVAFVGGSLQPIGGHNLLEPAAVGTPSVTGPHLHNFADISRRMREAGAVAICEDAAAVCAALRDLLGDAAARARMAEAGCALVANGRGALQRALQLIAHDLPPVAPDLPPGE from the coding sequence ATGCGCAACGATTTCATCGAGCGGCTGCTGCGCGGCCTGTATTCGGCCGTGCTGTACATGCTGCTGCCGGTCACCGTCTATCACCTGGTCTGGCGCGGTTTCCGCGTGCGCCAGTACTTCCAGCGCTGGGACGAGCGCTACGCCTCGTATCCGCAGGCGCGCGGGCGGCCGCGGGTGTGGCTGCACGCGGTGTCGGTGGGCGAGGTCAACGTCGCCGCGCCGGTGGTCAACGCGCTGCGCGTGCTGCGCCCGGACATCCGCTGGGTGATCACCACCATCACCCCGACCGGGTCCGAGCGGGTGCGCGCGCTGTGGGGCGATGCGCTGGACCACGTCTACCTGCCGTACGACGTGCCCGGCAGCGTGGGCCGTTTCCTGCAGCACTTCCGCCCGAGTCTGGCGTTGATCCTGGAAACCGAACTGTGGCCGAACATGCTGTTCGGCTGCCGTGATCGCGACATCCCAGTGTATGTGCTCAACGCGCGGCTGTCGGCGCGCTCGCTGCGCGGCTACCGCCTGCTGCGGCCGTTGATCGGGCGCGCGCTGCGCACCGTCACCTGCGTGGCGGCGCAGTCGCAGGCGGATGCCGAACGCTTCATCGAGCTCGGCGCGCGCCCGCAGCAGGTGCGCGCGCTGGGCAACCTGAAATTCGATATCGCCGTGCCCGAGCACTTGCCGGAGTTCGTCGCCGCGTTCGGCGAACGCGTGGCGCCGACGCGGCCGGTGTGGATCGCCGCCAGCACCCACGAGGGCGAGGAGGCGGCGGTGATCGAGCTGCACCGGCAACTGCGCCGGCAGTGGCCGGACCTGCTGCTGCTGTGGGCGCCGCGCCATCCCGAACGTTTCGCCAAGGTCGAGGCGCTGGCGCGCGACCAGGGCTGGCGCGTGGCCACGCGCCGCCAGCAGCAGTGGCCCGGCGCCGAGGACGACGTGTTCGTGATCGATACGCTGGGCGAACTGATGGCGTTCTATGCCTGCGCCCAGGTCGCTTTCGTCGGCGGCAGCCTGCAGCCGATCGGCGGGCACAATCTGCTGGAGCCGGCCGCGGTCGGCACGCCGTCGGTGACCGGGCCGCACCTGCACAATTTCGCCGACATCTCGCGGCGCATGCGCGAGGCCGGCGCGGTCGCAATCTGCGAGGACGCCGCGGCGGTGTGCGCGGCGCTGCGCGATTTGCTGGGCGATGCCGCCGCGCGCGCGCGCATGGCCGAGGCCGGGTGCGCGCTGGTCGCCAATGGCCGCGGCGCGCTGCAGCGTGCGCTGCAACTGATCGCGCACGATCTGCCGCCGGTGGCGCCCGATCTGCCTCCGGGCGAATAG
- a CDS encoding LpxL/LpxP family Kdo(2)-lipid IV(A) lauroyl/palmitoleoyl acyltransferase has translation MSDPSPALPAAATTAAPPPRSPRHWPTWLLLGIAVALARLPWLLQRALGRGVGWIALRLAGTRRHAAEVNLKLCFPEQSEAWRTRLLHDSFDALGVGVFEFARAWWGSIAPIRRRTRIEGLEHLRALQAQGRGVLLVSGHFMTLEMCGRLLCQYVPLAGMYRRHRNPVFEWAVKRGRLRYAIAMFANEDLRGSVRHLKRGGFLWYAPDQDMRGKDTVFVPFFGMPASTITATHQLARLTGCAVVPYFHRREGADYVLRIAPPLEDFPSQDMVADTARVNAAIEAMVREAPAQYLWIHRRFKRQPGGRSTFYARD, from the coding sequence ATGTCCGACCCATCCCCCGCCCTTCCGGCCGCCGCCACCACCGCCGCACCGCCGCCGCGTTCGCCGCGGCACTGGCCGACCTGGTTGCTGCTCGGCATCGCCGTGGCCCTGGCCCGGCTGCCCTGGTTGCTGCAGCGCGCGCTCGGCCGCGGCGTCGGCTGGATCGCGCTGCGCCTGGCCGGCACCCGCCGCCACGCCGCCGAAGTGAACCTGAAACTGTGCTTCCCCGAGCAGAGCGAGGCCTGGCGCACGCGCCTGCTGCACGACAGCTTCGATGCGCTGGGCGTGGGCGTGTTCGAGTTCGCCCGCGCCTGGTGGGGCAGCATCGCCCCGATCCGCCGCCGCACCCGCATCGAAGGCCTGGAGCACCTGCGCGCGCTGCAGGCGCAGGGCCGCGGCGTGCTACTGGTGTCGGGCCATTTCATGACCCTGGAGATGTGCGGGCGTCTGCTGTGCCAGTACGTGCCGCTGGCCGGCATGTACCGCCGCCACCGCAATCCGGTGTTCGAATGGGCGGTCAAGCGCGGCCGCCTGCGCTACGCCATCGCCATGTTCGCCAACGAAGACCTGCGCGGCAGCGTGCGCCACCTCAAGCGCGGCGGCTTCCTGTGGTACGCGCCGGACCAGGACATGCGCGGCAAGGACACCGTGTTCGTGCCGTTCTTCGGCATGCCCGCCTCCACCATCACCGCCACCCACCAGTTGGCGCGGCTGACCGGCTGCGCGGTGGTGCCGTATTTCCACCGCCGCGAAGGCGCCGACTACGTGCTGCGCATCGCCCCGCCGCTGGAAGATTTTCCGTCGCAGGACATGGTCGCCGACACCGCGCGGGTCAATGCCGCGATCGAGGCCATGGTGCGCGAGGCGCCGGCGCAATACCTGTGGATCCACCGCCGCTTCAAGCGCCAGCCCGGCGGCCGCAGTACGTTCTACGCGCGCGATTGA
- a CDS encoding O-antigen ligase codes for MTNSTTDSSLLAPLTPARNERWAPVWVLAFVALWPAPGLAAGVLALGALVTLARLLHSRFRGGASLLSGPAWALTTLLFLSYWLPQPLSALDAVDVPLALRESAVDLRFLPFLWLVAMAVATPRGRRTTFNGLAIIAAIWTADALAQALCGSSPLFWSMDQLKWAISHHGLCTPQEIALADRLSGVFGPCNLKFGQVLASLSPFLLFLAGRRGGAWGWLCAAAAVGVVLVLAGSRASWITYALVLLLSGWRLLGMRRLLALGVAAVLVAGVLGAVSPQVRERFARTTLALSGRPADLDAALAGRTQIWSASWCMIRQHPLNGVGVRGFREAYVACDPDPAHGGAWGREPAFHAHQIVLEVLSETGAIGLLLWLAGAAQAWRAWRYASPQARERARPAMLALLATVFPFNTHLAFYSSFWGSLALMLVGLYVGALLAAEDDADGAAGAGSRAAG; via the coding sequence ATGACGAACTCCACGACTGATTCCTCCCTGCTCGCGCCGCTGACCCCGGCGCGCAACGAGCGCTGGGCGCCGGTGTGGGTACTGGCGTTCGTGGCGTTGTGGCCGGCGCCGGGCCTGGCCGCGGGGGTGCTGGCGCTGGGCGCGCTGGTCACCCTGGCGCGGCTGCTGCACAGCCGTTTCCGCGGCGGCGCCAGCCTGCTCAGTGGCCCGGCGTGGGCGCTGACCACGCTGCTGTTCCTGAGCTACTGGCTGCCGCAGCCGCTGTCGGCGCTGGACGCGGTGGACGTGCCGCTGGCGCTGCGCGAATCGGCGGTGGACCTGCGCTTCCTGCCGTTCCTGTGGCTGGTGGCGATGGCGGTGGCGACGCCGCGCGGCCGCCGCACCACCTTCAACGGCCTGGCGATCATCGCCGCGATCTGGACCGCCGATGCACTGGCGCAGGCGCTGTGCGGCAGCAGTCCGCTGTTCTGGTCGATGGACCAGCTGAAGTGGGCGATCAGCCACCATGGCCTGTGCACGCCGCAGGAGATCGCGCTGGCCGACCGTCTCAGCGGGGTGTTCGGGCCGTGCAACCTCAAGTTCGGGCAGGTGCTGGCCAGCCTGTCGCCGTTCCTGCTGTTCCTGGCCGGGCGCCGCGGCGGCGCCTGGGGCTGGCTGTGCGCCGCCGCGGCGGTGGGCGTGGTGCTGGTGCTGGCCGGGTCGCGCGCCTCGTGGATCACCTACGCGCTGGTGCTGCTGCTGTCGGGCTGGCGCCTGCTGGGCATGCGCCGGCTGCTGGCGCTGGGCGTGGCCGCGGTGCTGGTCGCCGGCGTGCTCGGCGCGGTTTCGCCGCAGGTGCGCGAGCGCTTCGCCCGCACCACGCTGGCGCTGAGCGGGCGTCCGGCCGATCTGGACGCGGCGCTGGCCGGGCGCACGCAGATCTGGAGCGCCTCCTGGTGCATGATCCGCCAGCATCCGCTCAACGGCGTGGGCGTGCGCGGGTTCCGCGAAGCCTATGTCGCCTGCGACCCGGATCCTGCGCATGGGGGCGCCTGGGGCCGCGAGCCGGCCTTCCACGCCCACCAGATCGTGCTCGAGGTGCTCAGCGAGACCGGCGCGATCGGCTTGCTGCTGTGGCTGGCCGGCGCCGCGCAGGCCTGGCGCGCGTGGCGCTACGCCTCGCCGCAGGCGCGCGAACGGGCGCGGCCGGCGATGCTGGCGCTGCTGGCGACCGTGTTCCCGTTCAACACCCACCTGGCGTTCTATTCGTCGTTCTGGGGCTCGCTGGCGCTGATGCTGGTGGGGCTGTATGTCGGCGCGCTGCTGGCGGCGGAGGACGACGCCGACGGCGCTGCGGGGGCTGGTTCGCGTGCGGCGGGCTGA